From Coffea arabica cultivar ET-39 chromosome 10e, Coffea Arabica ET-39 HiFi, whole genome shotgun sequence, one genomic window encodes:
- the LOC113712004 gene encoding indole-3-acetic acid-amido synthetase GH3.17-like isoform X3 — translation MLPTFDPRDTEAGSRILEDITSNAGHIQEQVLEEILTKNASTDYLKGFLNGHSDKGLFKNKVPVVDYEDIKIYIDRIALDGEPSRILTNESITELLKSSGTSGGKQKWIPKTAEEGERRAFFSCLCDTVLNSFELRSFQGLNDGKALLFVLINPDIHTPGGLVLRTGSESEIKNRKDRYPQFILCEDSNQSLYSQLLCGLVQRDAIVNVGTFFASGLLRIIKFFEEHWQEMSSNIRTGQMSAWITDPNCKRAVSLILSKQMPDLADSIDLICQEKSWEGIIKKIWPRTKYVMAIITGSMAQYIPALEFYTGGLPVVSPVYGSSEAFFGINMKPLCSPYDVSYTFIPNMAYYEFLPIDNHQDPTCTNRKDAHLKDHIVDLANVKIGQHYELLVTTFTGLYRYRMGDIVLVTGFHNSTPQFKFGQRTNVVLSIHTDKTTEQDLQKAVAMAIQILEPLGFFLLDYSSYADTSSIPGHYVLFWELQLRSNDDIPELDQVKMEKCCSLVEQSLDQKYKLLRNQSISTIGPLEIRVVKQGTFNVLMDFYVSQGTSLNQYKTPKNIKSEKAIEILDSRVVGKFYSREVPNQDS, via the exons ATGCTGCCAACCTTTGATCCAAGAGATACTGAAGCTGGTTCGAGGATTTTGGAGGATATAACCAGCAATGCTGGTCATATACAAGAACAGGTCCTGGAGGAGATTTTAACTAAAAATGCAAGCACTGATTACTTGAAGGGTTTTCTTAATGGTCACTCTGATAAGGGACTATTCAAGAATAAAGTTCCTGTGGTAGATTATGAAGATATCAAGATTTACATAGATCGAATTGCACTGGATGGAGAGCCATCTCGGATTTTAACTAATGAATCCATTACTGAGCTACTCAAAAG CTCAGGCACTTCAGGTGGGAAGCAAAAGTGGATTCCAAAAACTGCTGAAGAGGGAGAGCGCAGGGCCTTTTTTTCTTGTCTCTGTGATACTGTTTTAAACAG CTTTGAACTAAGGTCCTTCCAGGGATTGAACGATGGGAAAGCGCTGTTATTTGTCCTTATCAACCCGGATATCCACACTCCTGGTGGCTTAGTTTTAAGAACAGGCTCAGAAAGCGAGATAAAGAACAGAAAAGACAGATATCCTCAGTTTATATTGTGTGAAGATTCCAATCAGAGCTTGTATAGTCAATTACTTTGTGGCCTTGTGCAGCGAGATGCGATAGTAAACGTTGGTACTTTTTTCGCCTCGGGTTTGTTAAGGATAATCAAATTTTTCGAGGAACATTGGCAAGAAATGTCTTCCAACATAAGAACTGGACAAATGAGTGCTTGGATCACTGACCCTAACTGCAAAAGGGCTGTCTCCTTGATTTTGAGCAAACAAATGCCGGATTTGGCTGATTCAATTGATCTTATATGCCAAGAAAAGTCTTGGGAAGGGATAATTAAGAAGATCTGGCCAAGGACCAAGTATGTCATGGCCATTATTACAGGGTCCATGGCACAATATATCCCTGCGCTTGAGTTCTATACGGGTGGATTACCTGTGGTTTCACCAGTTTATGGTTCTTCAGAGGCATTTTTTGGGATTAACATGAAACCTTTGTGCAGTCCTTATGATGTCTCGTATACTTTTATACCAAACATGGCCTACTATGAGTTCTTACCAATTGACAATCATCAAGATCCAACCTGCACCAACAGGAAAGATGCTCATTTGAAAGATCACATTGTGGATCTTGCTAATGTTAAGATTGGCCAGCATTATGAACTTCTTGTCACGACCTTTACAG GTTTGTACAGGTACAGAATGGGGGATATTGTCCTGGTGACAGGTTTTCACAATTCCACTCCCCAATTCAAATTTGGACAAAGGACAAATGTGGTTTTGAGTATTCACACAGATAAAACAACTGAACAAGACCTCCAGAAAGCAGTTGCAATGGCAATTCAGATCCTTGAACCACTTGGCTTCTTTCTTTTGGATTACAGTAGCTATGCTGATACATCTTCTATTCCTGGTCACTATGTACTCTTTTGGGAGCTTCAACTCAGATCAAACGATGATATACCTGAACTTGATCAggttaaaatggaaaaatgctgTAGTTTAGTGGAACAATCTCTGGACCAGAAATATAAGTTGCTGAGGAATCAGAGCATCAGTACCATTGGTCCTTTGGAAATTAGAGTTGTGAAACAAGGAACATTCAACGTGCTCATGGACTTTTATGTTTCTCAAGGAACTTCTTTAAACCAGTACAAGACACCTAAGAACATAAAGTCTGAGAAAGCCATTGAAATTCTGGACTCCAGAGTAGTGGGAAAATTTTACAGCAGAGAAGTGCCTAATCAAGACTCGTAG
- the LOC113712004 gene encoding indole-3-acetic acid-amido synthetase GH3.17-like isoform X1: MRMKGWITCPMGLKGLIHGVNLFLKTMMLPTFDPRDTEAGSRILEDITSNAGHIQEQVLEEILTKNASTDYLKGFLNGHSDKGLFKNKVPVVDYEDIKIYIDRIALDGEPSRILTNESITELLKSSGTSGGKQKWIPKTAEEGERRAFFSCLCDTVLNSFELRSFQGLNDGKALLFVLINPDIHTPGGLVLRTGSESEIKNRKDRYPQFILCEDSNQSLYSQLLCGLVQRDAIVNVGTFFASGLLRIIKFFEEHWQEMSSNIRTGQMSAWITDPNCKRAVSLILSKQMPDLADSIDLICQEKSWEGIIKKIWPRTKYVMAIITGSMAQYIPALEFYTGGLPVVSPVYGSSEAFFGINMKPLCSPYDVSYTFIPNMAYYEFLPIDNHQDPTCTNRKDAHLKDHIVDLANVKIGQHYELLVTTFTGLYRYRMGDIVLVTGFHNSTPQFKFGQRTNVVLSIHTDKTTEQDLQKAVAMAIQILEPLGFFLLDYSSYADTSSIPGHYVLFWELQLRSNDDIPELDQVKMEKCCSLVEQSLDQKYKLLRNQSISTIGPLEIRVVKQGTFNVLMDFYVSQGTSLNQYKTPKNIKSEKAIEILDSRVVGKFYSREVPNQDS, translated from the exons ATGAGGATGAAAGGATGGATCACCTGCCCAATGGGTTTAAAAGGGCTTATCCATGGCGTGAATCTTTTCCTCAAGACAAT GATGCTGCCAACCTTTGATCCAAGAGATACTGAAGCTGGTTCGAGGATTTTGGAGGATATAACCAGCAATGCTGGTCATATACAAGAACAGGTCCTGGAGGAGATTTTAACTAAAAATGCAAGCACTGATTACTTGAAGGGTTTTCTTAATGGTCACTCTGATAAGGGACTATTCAAGAATAAAGTTCCTGTGGTAGATTATGAAGATATCAAGATTTACATAGATCGAATTGCACTGGATGGAGAGCCATCTCGGATTTTAACTAATGAATCCATTACTGAGCTACTCAAAAG CTCAGGCACTTCAGGTGGGAAGCAAAAGTGGATTCCAAAAACTGCTGAAGAGGGAGAGCGCAGGGCCTTTTTTTCTTGTCTCTGTGATACTGTTTTAAACAG CTTTGAACTAAGGTCCTTCCAGGGATTGAACGATGGGAAAGCGCTGTTATTTGTCCTTATCAACCCGGATATCCACACTCCTGGTGGCTTAGTTTTAAGAACAGGCTCAGAAAGCGAGATAAAGAACAGAAAAGACAGATATCCTCAGTTTATATTGTGTGAAGATTCCAATCAGAGCTTGTATAGTCAATTACTTTGTGGCCTTGTGCAGCGAGATGCGATAGTAAACGTTGGTACTTTTTTCGCCTCGGGTTTGTTAAGGATAATCAAATTTTTCGAGGAACATTGGCAAGAAATGTCTTCCAACATAAGAACTGGACAAATGAGTGCTTGGATCACTGACCCTAACTGCAAAAGGGCTGTCTCCTTGATTTTGAGCAAACAAATGCCGGATTTGGCTGATTCAATTGATCTTATATGCCAAGAAAAGTCTTGGGAAGGGATAATTAAGAAGATCTGGCCAAGGACCAAGTATGTCATGGCCATTATTACAGGGTCCATGGCACAATATATCCCTGCGCTTGAGTTCTATACGGGTGGATTACCTGTGGTTTCACCAGTTTATGGTTCTTCAGAGGCATTTTTTGGGATTAACATGAAACCTTTGTGCAGTCCTTATGATGTCTCGTATACTTTTATACCAAACATGGCCTACTATGAGTTCTTACCAATTGACAATCATCAAGATCCAACCTGCACCAACAGGAAAGATGCTCATTTGAAAGATCACATTGTGGATCTTGCTAATGTTAAGATTGGCCAGCATTATGAACTTCTTGTCACGACCTTTACAG GTTTGTACAGGTACAGAATGGGGGATATTGTCCTGGTGACAGGTTTTCACAATTCCACTCCCCAATTCAAATTTGGACAAAGGACAAATGTGGTTTTGAGTATTCACACAGATAAAACAACTGAACAAGACCTCCAGAAAGCAGTTGCAATGGCAATTCAGATCCTTGAACCACTTGGCTTCTTTCTTTTGGATTACAGTAGCTATGCTGATACATCTTCTATTCCTGGTCACTATGTACTCTTTTGGGAGCTTCAACTCAGATCAAACGATGATATACCTGAACTTGATCAggttaaaatggaaaaatgctgTAGTTTAGTGGAACAATCTCTGGACCAGAAATATAAGTTGCTGAGGAATCAGAGCATCAGTACCATTGGTCCTTTGGAAATTAGAGTTGTGAAACAAGGAACATTCAACGTGCTCATGGACTTTTATGTTTCTCAAGGAACTTCTTTAAACCAGTACAAGACACCTAAGAACATAAAGTCTGAGAAAGCCATTGAAATTCTGGACTCCAGAGTAGTGGGAAAATTTTACAGCAGAGAAGTGCCTAATCAAGACTCGTAG
- the LOC113712004 gene encoding indole-3-acetic acid-amido synthetase GH3.17-like isoform X4, whose product MNPLLSYSKGTSGGKQKWIPKTAEEGERRAFFSCLCDTVLNSFELRSFQGLNDGKALLFVLINPDIHTPGGLVLRTGSESEIKNRKDRYPQFILCEDSNQSLYSQLLCGLVQRDAIVNVGTFFASGLLRIIKFFEEHWQEMSSNIRTGQMSAWITDPNCKRAVSLILSKQMPDLADSIDLICQEKSWEGIIKKIWPRTKYVMAIITGSMAQYIPALEFYTGGLPVVSPVYGSSEAFFGINMKPLCSPYDVSYTFIPNMAYYEFLPIDNHQDPTCTNRKDAHLKDHIVDLANVKIGQHYELLVTTFTGLYRYRMGDIVLVTGFHNSTPQFKFGQRTNVVLSIHTDKTTEQDLQKAVAMAIQILEPLGFFLLDYSSYADTSSIPGHYVLFWELQLRSNDDIPELDQVKMEKCCSLVEQSLDQKYKLLRNQSISTIGPLEIRVVKQGTFNVLMDFYVSQGTSLNQYKTPKNIKSEKAIEILDSRVVGKFYSREVPNQDS is encoded by the exons ATGAATCCATTACTGAGCTACTCAAAAG GCACTTCAGGTGGGAAGCAAAAGTGGATTCCAAAAACTGCTGAAGAGGGAGAGCGCAGGGCCTTTTTTTCTTGTCTCTGTGATACTGTTTTAAACAG CTTTGAACTAAGGTCCTTCCAGGGATTGAACGATGGGAAAGCGCTGTTATTTGTCCTTATCAACCCGGATATCCACACTCCTGGTGGCTTAGTTTTAAGAACAGGCTCAGAAAGCGAGATAAAGAACAGAAAAGACAGATATCCTCAGTTTATATTGTGTGAAGATTCCAATCAGAGCTTGTATAGTCAATTACTTTGTGGCCTTGTGCAGCGAGATGCGATAGTAAACGTTGGTACTTTTTTCGCCTCGGGTTTGTTAAGGATAATCAAATTTTTCGAGGAACATTGGCAAGAAATGTCTTCCAACATAAGAACTGGACAAATGAGTGCTTGGATCACTGACCCTAACTGCAAAAGGGCTGTCTCCTTGATTTTGAGCAAACAAATGCCGGATTTGGCTGATTCAATTGATCTTATATGCCAAGAAAAGTCTTGGGAAGGGATAATTAAGAAGATCTGGCCAAGGACCAAGTATGTCATGGCCATTATTACAGGGTCCATGGCACAATATATCCCTGCGCTTGAGTTCTATACGGGTGGATTACCTGTGGTTTCACCAGTTTATGGTTCTTCAGAGGCATTTTTTGGGATTAACATGAAACCTTTGTGCAGTCCTTATGATGTCTCGTATACTTTTATACCAAACATGGCCTACTATGAGTTCTTACCAATTGACAATCATCAAGATCCAACCTGCACCAACAGGAAAGATGCTCATTTGAAAGATCACATTGTGGATCTTGCTAATGTTAAGATTGGCCAGCATTATGAACTTCTTGTCACGACCTTTACAG GTTTGTACAGGTACAGAATGGGGGATATTGTCCTGGTGACAGGTTTTCACAATTCCACTCCCCAATTCAAATTTGGACAAAGGACAAATGTGGTTTTGAGTATTCACACAGATAAAACAACTGAACAAGACCTCCAGAAAGCAGTTGCAATGGCAATTCAGATCCTTGAACCACTTGGCTTCTTTCTTTTGGATTACAGTAGCTATGCTGATACATCTTCTATTCCTGGTCACTATGTACTCTTTTGGGAGCTTCAACTCAGATCAAACGATGATATACCTGAACTTGATCAggttaaaatggaaaaatgctgTAGTTTAGTGGAACAATCTCTGGACCAGAAATATAAGTTGCTGAGGAATCAGAGCATCAGTACCATTGGTCCTTTGGAAATTAGAGTTGTGAAACAAGGAACATTCAACGTGCTCATGGACTTTTATGTTTCTCAAGGAACTTCTTTAAACCAGTACAAGACACCTAAGAACATAAAGTCTGAGAAAGCCATTGAAATTCTGGACTCCAGAGTAGTGGGAAAATTTTACAGCAGAGAAGTGCCTAATCAAGACTCGTAG
- the LOC113711328 gene encoding indole-3-acetic acid-amido synthetase GH3.17-like, with amino-acid sequence MIAQAEFSQESLTNYHRAVQKELQFINWSKPQIGWVKLNVDGASSNSIGQAGAGGLIRDEGAYWMNGFGVSLGTTTNKENWQEMSSNIRTGQMSDWITDPNCKRAVSLILSKQMPDLADSIDLVCQEKSWEGIIKKIWPRTKYVMAIITGSMAQYIPALEVYTGGLPVVSPVYGSSEAVFGINMKPLCRPYDVSYTFIPNMAYYEFLPIDNHQDPNCTIRKDAHLKDHIVDLANVKIGQHYELLVTTRVLSGLYRYRMGDILLVTGFHNITPQFKFVQRRNVVLSIDIDKTTEQDLQNAVTIAMHILEPLGFFLLDYSSYADTSSIPGHYVLFWELQLRSNDDFPVLDQVNMEKCCSLVEQSLDQKYKLLRNQSISTIGPLEIRVVKQGTFNVLMDFYVSQGTSLNQYKTPKNIKSEKAIGILDSRVVGKFYSREVPNQDS; translated from the exons ATGATAGCCCAAGCCGAATTCAGTCAGGAATCTCTCACCAACTATCATAGAGCAGTACAGAAGGAGCTGCAGTTTATCAATTGGAGTAAGCCCCAAATTGGATGGGTGAAACTAAATGTGGATGGAGCATCAAGCAACAGTATAGGACAAGCTGGAGCAGGAGGACTAATTAGAGATGAAGGGGCTTACTGGATGAATGGGTTCGGTGTCAGCTTGGGAACTACAACTAACAAG GAAAATTGGCAAGAAATGTCTTCGAACATAAGAACTGGACAAATGAGTGATTGGATCACTGACCCTAACTGCAAAAGGGCTGTCTCCTTGATTTTGAGCAAACAAATGCCGGACTTGGCTGATTCAATTGATCTTGTATGCCAAGAAAAGTCTTGGGAAGGGATAATTAAGAAGATCTGGCCAAGGACCAAGTATGTCATGGCCATTATTACAGGGTCCATGGCACAATATATCCCTGCGCTTGAGGTCTATACGGGTGGGTTACCTGTAGTTTCACCAGTTTATGGTTCTTCAGAGGCAGTTTTTGGGATTAACATGAAACCTTTGTGTCGTCCTTATGATGTCTCGTATACTTTTATACCAAACATGGCCTACTATGAGTTCTTACCAATTGACAATCATCAAGATCCAAACTGCACCATCAGGAAAGATGCTCATTTGAAAGATCACATTGTGGATCTTGCTAATGTTAAGATAGGCCAGCATTATGAACTTCTTGTCACGACC CGTGTGCTTTCAGGTTTATACAGGTACAGAATGGGGGATATTCTCCTGGTGACAGGTTTTCACAATATCACTCCCCAATTCAAATTTGTACAAAGGAGAAATGTGGTTTTGAGCATTGACATAGATAAAACAACTGAACAAGACCTCCAGAATGCAGTTACAATTGCAATGCATATCCTTGAACCACTTGGGTTCTTTCTTTTGGATTACAGTAGCTATGCTGATACATCCTCTATTCCTGGTCACTATGTACTCTTTTGGGAGCTCCAACTGAGATCAAATGATGACTTTCCTGTACTTGATCAGGTTAATATGGAAAAATGCTGTAGTTTAGTGGAACAATCTCTGGACCAGAAATATAAGTTGCTGAGGAATCAGAGCATCAGTACCATTGGTCCTTTGGAAATTAGAGTTGTGAAACAAGGAACATTCAACGTGCTCATGGACTTTTATGTTTCTCAAGGAACTTCTTTAAACCAGTACAAGACACCTAAGAACATAAAGTCTGAGAAAGCCATTGGAATTCTGGACTCCAGAGTAGTGGGAAAATTTTACAGCAGAGAAGTGCCTAATCAAGACTCGTAG
- the LOC113712004 gene encoding indole-3-acetic acid-amido synthetase GH3.17-like isoform X2 produces MRMKGWITCPMGLKGLIHGVNLFLKTMMLPTFDPRDTEAGSRILEDITSNAGHIQEQVLEEILTKNASTDYLKGFLNGHSDKGLFKNKVPVVDYEDIKIYIDRIALDGEPSRILTNESITELLKSSGTSGGKQKWIPKTAEEGERRAFFSCLCDTVLNRSFQGLNDGKALLFVLINPDIHTPGGLVLRTGSESEIKNRKDRYPQFILCEDSNQSLYSQLLCGLVQRDAIVNVGTFFASGLLRIIKFFEEHWQEMSSNIRTGQMSAWITDPNCKRAVSLILSKQMPDLADSIDLICQEKSWEGIIKKIWPRTKYVMAIITGSMAQYIPALEFYTGGLPVVSPVYGSSEAFFGINMKPLCSPYDVSYTFIPNMAYYEFLPIDNHQDPTCTNRKDAHLKDHIVDLANVKIGQHYELLVTTFTGLYRYRMGDIVLVTGFHNSTPQFKFGQRTNVVLSIHTDKTTEQDLQKAVAMAIQILEPLGFFLLDYSSYADTSSIPGHYVLFWELQLRSNDDIPELDQVKMEKCCSLVEQSLDQKYKLLRNQSISTIGPLEIRVVKQGTFNVLMDFYVSQGTSLNQYKTPKNIKSEKAIEILDSRVVGKFYSREVPNQDS; encoded by the exons ATGAGGATGAAAGGATGGATCACCTGCCCAATGGGTTTAAAAGGGCTTATCCATGGCGTGAATCTTTTCCTCAAGACAAT GATGCTGCCAACCTTTGATCCAAGAGATACTGAAGCTGGTTCGAGGATTTTGGAGGATATAACCAGCAATGCTGGTCATATACAAGAACAGGTCCTGGAGGAGATTTTAACTAAAAATGCAAGCACTGATTACTTGAAGGGTTTTCTTAATGGTCACTCTGATAAGGGACTATTCAAGAATAAAGTTCCTGTGGTAGATTATGAAGATATCAAGATTTACATAGATCGAATTGCACTGGATGGAGAGCCATCTCGGATTTTAACTAATGAATCCATTACTGAGCTACTCAAAAG CTCAGGCACTTCAGGTGGGAAGCAAAAGTGGATTCCAAAAACTGCTGAAGAGGGAGAGCGCAGGGCCTTTTTTTCTTGTCTCTGTGATACTGTTTTAAACAG GTCCTTCCAGGGATTGAACGATGGGAAAGCGCTGTTATTTGTCCTTATCAACCCGGATATCCACACTCCTGGTGGCTTAGTTTTAAGAACAGGCTCAGAAAGCGAGATAAAGAACAGAAAAGACAGATATCCTCAGTTTATATTGTGTGAAGATTCCAATCAGAGCTTGTATAGTCAATTACTTTGTGGCCTTGTGCAGCGAGATGCGATAGTAAACGTTGGTACTTTTTTCGCCTCGGGTTTGTTAAGGATAATCAAATTTTTCGAGGAACATTGGCAAGAAATGTCTTCCAACATAAGAACTGGACAAATGAGTGCTTGGATCACTGACCCTAACTGCAAAAGGGCTGTCTCCTTGATTTTGAGCAAACAAATGCCGGATTTGGCTGATTCAATTGATCTTATATGCCAAGAAAAGTCTTGGGAAGGGATAATTAAGAAGATCTGGCCAAGGACCAAGTATGTCATGGCCATTATTACAGGGTCCATGGCACAATATATCCCTGCGCTTGAGTTCTATACGGGTGGATTACCTGTGGTTTCACCAGTTTATGGTTCTTCAGAGGCATTTTTTGGGATTAACATGAAACCTTTGTGCAGTCCTTATGATGTCTCGTATACTTTTATACCAAACATGGCCTACTATGAGTTCTTACCAATTGACAATCATCAAGATCCAACCTGCACCAACAGGAAAGATGCTCATTTGAAAGATCACATTGTGGATCTTGCTAATGTTAAGATTGGCCAGCATTATGAACTTCTTGTCACGACCTTTACAG GTTTGTACAGGTACAGAATGGGGGATATTGTCCTGGTGACAGGTTTTCACAATTCCACTCCCCAATTCAAATTTGGACAAAGGACAAATGTGGTTTTGAGTATTCACACAGATAAAACAACTGAACAAGACCTCCAGAAAGCAGTTGCAATGGCAATTCAGATCCTTGAACCACTTGGCTTCTTTCTTTTGGATTACAGTAGCTATGCTGATACATCTTCTATTCCTGGTCACTATGTACTCTTTTGGGAGCTTCAACTCAGATCAAACGATGATATACCTGAACTTGATCAggttaaaatggaaaaatgctgTAGTTTAGTGGAACAATCTCTGGACCAGAAATATAAGTTGCTGAGGAATCAGAGCATCAGTACCATTGGTCCTTTGGAAATTAGAGTTGTGAAACAAGGAACATTCAACGTGCTCATGGACTTTTATGTTTCTCAAGGAACTTCTTTAAACCAGTACAAGACACCTAAGAACATAAAGTCTGAGAAAGCCATTGAAATTCTGGACTCCAGAGTAGTGGGAAAATTTTACAGCAGAGAAGTGCCTAATCAAGACTCGTAG
- the LOC113712004 gene encoding indole-3-acetic acid-amido synthetase GH3.17-like isoform X5 yields MNPLLSYSKGTSGGKQKWIPKTAEEGERRAFFSCLCDTVLNRSFQGLNDGKALLFVLINPDIHTPGGLVLRTGSESEIKNRKDRYPQFILCEDSNQSLYSQLLCGLVQRDAIVNVGTFFASGLLRIIKFFEEHWQEMSSNIRTGQMSAWITDPNCKRAVSLILSKQMPDLADSIDLICQEKSWEGIIKKIWPRTKYVMAIITGSMAQYIPALEFYTGGLPVVSPVYGSSEAFFGINMKPLCSPYDVSYTFIPNMAYYEFLPIDNHQDPTCTNRKDAHLKDHIVDLANVKIGQHYELLVTTFTGLYRYRMGDIVLVTGFHNSTPQFKFGQRTNVVLSIHTDKTTEQDLQKAVAMAIQILEPLGFFLLDYSSYADTSSIPGHYVLFWELQLRSNDDIPELDQVKMEKCCSLVEQSLDQKYKLLRNQSISTIGPLEIRVVKQGTFNVLMDFYVSQGTSLNQYKTPKNIKSEKAIEILDSRVVGKFYSREVPNQDS; encoded by the exons ATGAATCCATTACTGAGCTACTCAAAAG GCACTTCAGGTGGGAAGCAAAAGTGGATTCCAAAAACTGCTGAAGAGGGAGAGCGCAGGGCCTTTTTTTCTTGTCTCTGTGATACTGTTTTAAACAG GTCCTTCCAGGGATTGAACGATGGGAAAGCGCTGTTATTTGTCCTTATCAACCCGGATATCCACACTCCTGGTGGCTTAGTTTTAAGAACAGGCTCAGAAAGCGAGATAAAGAACAGAAAAGACAGATATCCTCAGTTTATATTGTGTGAAGATTCCAATCAGAGCTTGTATAGTCAATTACTTTGTGGCCTTGTGCAGCGAGATGCGATAGTAAACGTTGGTACTTTTTTCGCCTCGGGTTTGTTAAGGATAATCAAATTTTTCGAGGAACATTGGCAAGAAATGTCTTCCAACATAAGAACTGGACAAATGAGTGCTTGGATCACTGACCCTAACTGCAAAAGGGCTGTCTCCTTGATTTTGAGCAAACAAATGCCGGATTTGGCTGATTCAATTGATCTTATATGCCAAGAAAAGTCTTGGGAAGGGATAATTAAGAAGATCTGGCCAAGGACCAAGTATGTCATGGCCATTATTACAGGGTCCATGGCACAATATATCCCTGCGCTTGAGTTCTATACGGGTGGATTACCTGTGGTTTCACCAGTTTATGGTTCTTCAGAGGCATTTTTTGGGATTAACATGAAACCTTTGTGCAGTCCTTATGATGTCTCGTATACTTTTATACCAAACATGGCCTACTATGAGTTCTTACCAATTGACAATCATCAAGATCCAACCTGCACCAACAGGAAAGATGCTCATTTGAAAGATCACATTGTGGATCTTGCTAATGTTAAGATTGGCCAGCATTATGAACTTCTTGTCACGACCTTTACAG GTTTGTACAGGTACAGAATGGGGGATATTGTCCTGGTGACAGGTTTTCACAATTCCACTCCCCAATTCAAATTTGGACAAAGGACAAATGTGGTTTTGAGTATTCACACAGATAAAACAACTGAACAAGACCTCCAGAAAGCAGTTGCAATGGCAATTCAGATCCTTGAACCACTTGGCTTCTTTCTTTTGGATTACAGTAGCTATGCTGATACATCTTCTATTCCTGGTCACTATGTACTCTTTTGGGAGCTTCAACTCAGATCAAACGATGATATACCTGAACTTGATCAggttaaaatggaaaaatgctgTAGTTTAGTGGAACAATCTCTGGACCAGAAATATAAGTTGCTGAGGAATCAGAGCATCAGTACCATTGGTCCTTTGGAAATTAGAGTTGTGAAACAAGGAACATTCAACGTGCTCATGGACTTTTATGTTTCTCAAGGAACTTCTTTAAACCAGTACAAGACACCTAAGAACATAAAGTCTGAGAAAGCCATTGAAATTCTGGACTCCAGAGTAGTGGGAAAATTTTACAGCAGAGAAGTGCCTAATCAAGACTCGTAG